CCGACAACTGAGCCAACGAGCATCGATAAGGCTGCAAAAAAACCAAGTTTTCGGGCGCTTTGAATTTTCATGAGATTCCTTTTTGATTAATTGTAAGTTGATAAAATTTTAAATATTTAAAAATTATATTGTATAATTTACAAAATCAAAGCAATTTTTTCAATTTAACATCTAAAAAATTGCTGTTTTATAATTAATAGAGAGATATATTATGAAAAACTTATCAAAATATCTGTTTTATTTAGGTTTTCTAAGTCCTTTTGTAGTTATAAGTTGCACTTCGCAAATTCAGTTCGTAAAAAATAATCCGCCAAAAGTTGGAAATAATTCGCCAGAAATTGAAACTAATCCACCCAAAGTTGGAAATAATTCGCCAGAAATTGAAACTAATCCGCCCGAAATTCAAACTAATCCGCCCAAAGTTGAAGATAATTTACCCAAAGTTGAAACTAAACCACCCGAAATTCAAACTAATCCGCCCAAAGTTGAAGATAATTTACCCAAAGTTGAAACTAAACCACCCGAAATTCAAACTAATCCGCCCAAAGTTGAAACTAATGAAGATAAGAAAAAACAGCCAGAAAAAATTGATTCATTAAAGCCGGATTCTAAAATAACAACTGACACGGAAGTTAAAACTGAAACCGGAAATGATATTGAATCAGATGAACAAAATCAACCAATTTTTGATTTTGTTCAAGTAAACAATAAATCAATTCGCAATTTCCGCACAGATTTATTATCAAATCTTACAGAAAATGATTTTAAAGCCTCAAACAATCAAGTTTCAAATTATAGCCGCTATTTTCTTAGAAATTGGGAAAATGTTGTTAAAAAAGAAAACCAGAACACCTTTCTTGGGCAGAAAAATGATAATTTAAAAGTTTATTTGCTTAATAAAATGAATCCAAATTTAGTTGCTAGTATTGCGGCTAAACAAAATCATTTTGCTTATTTTAACCGCCCCGCTTTAGGAAATTATTATAATTTACCTTGATTTGGATTTAATTCTGATAGTCTTGAGCAAAAAAGATTTTCCAATATTTTTACAAGAAACATGCGTTTTGCGTCTGGGACAGGCATTTTTTTAAATGCAAATGCCGAAAAAGCAGCTTTTTTGACTAATGCTCACGTTATTCATGTAGGAAATAGCAAAATACCTTTTTGAAAATTAATGAATAAAAAGGTTGGCCAAAATCAACTAAATGCAAAACTAATTAAATTTTTACAATATTATGATGATTTTAAGATAAAAGAACTGGATAATCGCATTTTATTTCGCCTTTTTGAACAAGAAGAAAAAATAAAAAAAGGAGTACCTAACTTACCATTTAGTTTCCAAAATAATGCAGAAATTAATCAATATATGGAGGATTTGTATCAAAATTATTTCGAACTGGCTGAATGAGACAATTACGACTTTGACATTGCAGTTTTT
The DNA window shown above is from Mesomycoplasma ovipneumoniae and carries:
- a CDS encoding Mhp366/Mhp367 family surface (lipo)protein; this encodes MKNLSKYLFYLGFLSPFVVISCTSQIQFVKNNPPKVGNNSPEIETNPPKVGNNSPEIETNPPEIQTNPPKVEDNLPKVETKPPEIQTNPPKVEDNLPKVETKPPEIQTNPPKVETNEDKKKQPEKIDSLKPDSKITTDTEVKTETGNDIESDEQNQPIFDFVQVNNKSIRNFRTDLLSNLTENDFKASNNQVSNYSRYFLRNWENVVKKENQNTFLGQKNDNLKVYLLNKMNPNLVASIAAKQNHFAYFNRPALGNYYNLPWFGFNSDSLEQKRFSNIFTRNMRFASGTGIFLNANAEKAAFLTNAHVIHVGNSKIPFWKLMNKKVGQNQLNAKLIKFLQYYDDFKIKELDNRILFRLFEQEEKIKKGVPNLPFSFQNNAEINQYMEDLYQNYFELAEWDNYDFDIAVFYFNYSKFINDVDKLIKFFSDHQQNFINSTHSLNNGKFQNFIKDFAEFKKYWQKISKFPPLKISDRIWEDGDFDYTTKIGMFWANNLFSKNVFKGINFRRDANDPRLVAANFFATNGPGASGSGIFNADGSLAFINRSILTVNGNVHSLFYDQFGLTSHLTSGIALRARNYNLVERILKLYVK